The following coding sequences lie in one Syngnathoides biaculeatus isolate LvHL_M chromosome 16, ASM1980259v1, whole genome shotgun sequence genomic window:
- the kdm8 gene encoding lysine-specific demethylase 8 isoform X2, with the protein MAPLLWSKISAVLPPDEDHFTLHFSDTVEASVVEMLKRCRRRLYTGAPAAERLLDAQIVLDFSWEKLNTGTWRHVDKEWRRVYSYGCLFKVCALCGEEPSEEDLLQAIRTCDMGLLMGAAIMDDRLQVVVQILQRQVRKNTENNDGREHAEAKRIKLAVPEVPEIREDLKIHRVKCPSLESFNKNYLLPHKAVILEETIDHWPALNQHPWSLEYLRSVGGCRTVPVEVGSRYTDEEWSQTLMTLNAFIDRYILKSRDTSPDGATPIRGYLAQHQLFEQIPELKDDIRLPDYCCLGDGDEDDVTVNAWFGPAGTVSPLHQDPQHNLLAQVVGCKYIRLYSPEDSDKLYPHPSQLLHNTSQVEVENPDSERFPEFSGAPYRECVLRPGDVLFIPVRHWHYVRSLEQSFSVSFWWS; encoded by the exons ATGGCGCCGTTGCTGTGGTCCAAGATCTCCGCAGTCCTTCCTCCAGACGAGGACCACTTCACACTGCACTTCAGCGACACCGTCGAGGCGAGCGTGGTGGAAATGCTGAAAAGGTGCAGACGTCGACTGTACACCGGCGCCCCCGCTGCCGAGCGGCTTCTCGACGCTCAGATCGTCCTGGACTTCTCGTGGGAGAAGCTCAACACGGGAACGTGGCGCCACGTGGACAAGGAGTGGCGTCGTGTCTACTCGTACGGATGCCTCTTTAAGGTGTGCGCCCTGTGCGGAGAGGAGCCCTCCGAGGAGGACCTGCTGCAGGCCATCCGCACCTGTGACATGGGCTTGCTCATGGGCGCTGCCATTATGGATGATCGACTGCAAGTGGTGGTCCAGATTCTGCAAAGACAAGTCAGGAAAAACACCGAAAATAATGACGGCAGAGAGCATGCAGAGGCCAAG AGGATCAAATTGGCAGTGCCGGAGGTTCCGGAGATCCGAGAAGATCTGAAAATTCACAGGGTGAAATGTCCGTCCCTGGAGAGCTTCAACAAGAACTACCTGCTCCCCCACAAAGCGGTCATCTTGGAGGAGACCATTGACCACTGGCCAGCCCTCAACCAGCACCCCTGGAG CTTAGAATACTTGAGGTCGGTGGGCGGATGTCGCACGGTCCCCGTGGAGGTGGGCTCCAGGTACACGGACGAGGAGTGGTCCCAGACGCTGATGACGCTCAATGCATTCATCGACcgctatattttaaaaagt aGAGACACCTCGCCGGACGGGGCGACGCCGATCCGCGGCTATCTGGCTCAGCATCAGCTGTTCGAGCAG ATACCGGAGTTGAAGGACGACATCCGCCTGCCTGATTACTGCTGCCTAGGTGACGGCGACGAAGACGACGTGACCGTCAACGCTTGGTTTGGACCCGCCGGCACCGTGTCGCCCCTCCACCAAGACCCCCAGCACAACTTGCTGGCGCAG GTAGTGGGATGCAAGTACATCCGCTTGTACTCGCCAGAAGACTCCGATAAACTTTACCCGCACCCATCTCAACTCCTCCACAATACCAGCCAG gtggaggtggagaacCCCGACTCGGAGCGCTTCCCGGAGTTCTCCGGGGCTCCGTACCGGGAATGCGTGCTGAGGCCCGGAGACGTGCTCTTCATCCCGGTGCGCCACTGGCACTACGTGCGCTCGCTGGAACAAAGTTTTTCCGTCAGCTTCTGGTGGTCCTGA
- the kdm8 gene encoding lysine-specific demethylase 8 isoform X1 — MRRQLITARRPGGQHHQSAPQLSRSIARHYLLARLCIRGKTSSSMAPLLWSKISAVLPPDEDHFTLHFSDTVEASVVEMLKRCRRRLYTGAPAAERLLDAQIVLDFSWEKLNTGTWRHVDKEWRRVYSYGCLFKVCALCGEEPSEEDLLQAIRTCDMGLLMGAAIMDDRLQVVVQILQRQVRKNTENNDGREHAEAKRIKLAVPEVPEIREDLKIHRVKCPSLESFNKNYLLPHKAVILEETIDHWPALNQHPWSLEYLRSVGGCRTVPVEVGSRYTDEEWSQTLMTLNAFIDRYILKSRDTSPDGATPIRGYLAQHQLFEQIPELKDDIRLPDYCCLGDGDEDDVTVNAWFGPAGTVSPLHQDPQHNLLAQVVGCKYIRLYSPEDSDKLYPHPSQLLHNTSQVEVENPDSERFPEFSGAPYRECVLRPGDVLFIPVRHWHYVRSLEQSFSVSFWWS; from the exons ATGAGAAGGCAACTCATTACTGCGCGTCGGCCAGGAGGGCAACATCATCAATCAGCTCCTCAGCTTTCCAGATCAATAGCACGTCATTACCTGTTGGCGCGCCTCTGCATACGTGGAAAG ACCTCCTCCTCAATGGCGCCGTTGCTGTGGTCCAAGATCTCCGCAGTCCTTCCTCCAGACGAGGACCACTTCACACTGCACTTCAGCGACACCGTCGAGGCGAGCGTGGTGGAAATGCTGAAAAGGTGCAGACGTCGACTGTACACCGGCGCCCCCGCTGCCGAGCGGCTTCTCGACGCTCAGATCGTCCTGGACTTCTCGTGGGAGAAGCTCAACACGGGAACGTGGCGCCACGTGGACAAGGAGTGGCGTCGTGTCTACTCGTACGGATGCCTCTTTAAGGTGTGCGCCCTGTGCGGAGAGGAGCCCTCCGAGGAGGACCTGCTGCAGGCCATCCGCACCTGTGACATGGGCTTGCTCATGGGCGCTGCCATTATGGATGATCGACTGCAAGTGGTGGTCCAGATTCTGCAAAGACAAGTCAGGAAAAACACCGAAAATAATGACGGCAGAGAGCATGCAGAGGCCAAG AGGATCAAATTGGCAGTGCCGGAGGTTCCGGAGATCCGAGAAGATCTGAAAATTCACAGGGTGAAATGTCCGTCCCTGGAGAGCTTCAACAAGAACTACCTGCTCCCCCACAAAGCGGTCATCTTGGAGGAGACCATTGACCACTGGCCAGCCCTCAACCAGCACCCCTGGAG CTTAGAATACTTGAGGTCGGTGGGCGGATGTCGCACGGTCCCCGTGGAGGTGGGCTCCAGGTACACGGACGAGGAGTGGTCCCAGACGCTGATGACGCTCAATGCATTCATCGACcgctatattttaaaaagt aGAGACACCTCGCCGGACGGGGCGACGCCGATCCGCGGCTATCTGGCTCAGCATCAGCTGTTCGAGCAG ATACCGGAGTTGAAGGACGACATCCGCCTGCCTGATTACTGCTGCCTAGGTGACGGCGACGAAGACGACGTGACCGTCAACGCTTGGTTTGGACCCGCCGGCACCGTGTCGCCCCTCCACCAAGACCCCCAGCACAACTTGCTGGCGCAG GTAGTGGGATGCAAGTACATCCGCTTGTACTCGCCAGAAGACTCCGATAAACTTTACCCGCACCCATCTCAACTCCTCCACAATACCAGCCAG gtggaggtggagaacCCCGACTCGGAGCGCTTCCCGGAGTTCTCCGGGGCTCCGTACCGGGAATGCGTGCTGAGGCCCGGAGACGTGCTCTTCATCCCGGTGCGCCACTGGCACTACGTGCGCTCGCTGGAACAAAGTTTTTCCGTCAGCTTCTGGTGGTCCTGA